Proteins encoded in a region of the Anopheles aquasalis chromosome 2, idAnoAquaMG_Q_19, whole genome shotgun sequence genome:
- the LOC126580799 gene encoding serine-rich adhesin for platelets isoform X2, translating into MDARIGLEYIIENNDYVNKLGLALDTNNVTVKKQIFELLSTLCAFSSSGYKRAIETLEHYKSIKGERYRLNLVVSELDKATTLEYQIALLAFVNCVIISAGSLKDRIRMRNEFIGLNLIPVLNNLRRTASNVPDIASQIEVFDEQQECDVAQSLQEPNGIDLNSHLDVFNAILAQVAGTPQATPFLSILQHLLQIDPKEQISDIVWDTAETLVHRATLLEDKEASARLLRAPSVQKFFTCPHCRGDLNAGGPARRPSIGSSLQPSPSTTFSPLPPPPPPSTNAGGSPPAPAPPPPPPPGCGGAPPPPPPPPIAGGGRAPPPPPPPMAGGPPPPAPPAPPAPNLLSVKANGTAGSPLARSRTPEEPIELVRPLPQQETPVPRSKMKTINWNKIPPQKVLGKQNIWSIVADSHQDSPMADLNWDEMEGLFCLQTQTQGSPKLGNRSASGGGGGGGGGDASNGTDMPDARKSRKENEITLLDGKRSLNVNIFLKQFRTTNEDIIQLIRNGEHEDIGAEKLRGLLKLLPEMDELEMLRAFDGDNNRLGNAEKFLLQLVQVPNYKLRIESMLLKEEFKANLMYLEPNIHAMLYAGEDLINNKALQEVLYMVVVAGNFLNSGGYAGNAAGVKLSSLQKLTDIRANKPGMNLIHFVALQAEKKNCALLEFPSQLTMLENATKTTVEQINNELNAIDQRIKKIKKQIEMPKTDEDIKFQMEEFLNAAEQDVVTLQRALKQLEAMRIQLAEFFCEDVGTFKMEECFKIFHNFSERFQHAVKDNEKRKVQEEQALIRRKQREETLRRRQSNQPGTPVSDSEGSILLDASQYDMRYSPAMSRRRLGSFNSNGDALLRDECASPDITPNGSLRRRRSRVLSEEDDSNLMDFLRSSGHDGSTRERKSAAYGSLDRSWARRARSGSGSKKRPDLLNVQFGADRERPSSPSPQTESKPLVVEEQKPRISREWRQKIESWLQANEQDERHNDDYKQKLKRVAANRRSYETDNESDRGSKLDPLPEEKPPTVNSPEPTPVPTIITPHGSGSGQAEQQRMFAGDKPYKPVYQPWRSKTSSNRDQTDIVGAIEALTSGSVSPDADKSQLRKSQLNTAIATSSESDRERYRRQRSREGPNPSSNLQSILEEDKRKNIIQSLGERPPSDRLQIYIRRGSDNPRESDSSATTPTGGTGNDATPEDHKQSIYIRQQGGISSSDKQSIYIRPNEGTTGGISTSNNNNNHTSSTTIGTPSTISSSTTSTTSASELMSGAPSGEGGAGSSTSPSASSGAAAPPPPRRTRRAHHVYEEPPSSVTNNKIEIDSDNIETPPSIRRNVHHTGSSGASAVTAASGGGSCRRLHQQSSRESADSKESLVNLSEGRDSGDRAKPTGSGTGTGTGASDHLVEMSDDVGQFDRYSVARRTRRFKRPVDHAAGAGSGNETATTTTTTTTTGSPSPDSLPDSSSAAHSPLRIPTSSSGRSPAAGGTGSTGANTITSNQDSVKEQEQRLKRWQDKLKSSSNTTTVGHGTATTAPTSGRDSPRTHAEAVLNRASKVGRSISRISQEDVREAKRSLKSPTPERTWSPTKDHHLDSSGSSPKVAATHELNDEGFEETQSLVSDTPSQGKDSVSSCNDYGSDTKSKPTATTTTTTTTARATVGAAASPGKVLSASSSLASRGKVTSTGHRSTPSMASLLMVKNGSGLERSRSLRVPPSASSTTSLAGSGAATAAGNRTVLPRRTASMRRTGPSDGGVVGRMGSASLSQDVERSNSRTSLRSSRSSLSSAVSTNTVRKVPPPLRASSKSATPLANASPLHGPSTLSANSSPTKRPLGTASSNIHRGAPASRSSSSGSSIGPTAVVRKPPTRSTASNGGGGGTSLGASTSFKENNHHHHTGSSGGRFPSGSKSTSSGSLAGSGSGASGVSPTPFSGRSSIVGQQQQQQQQHSTVSGASARRATGGFMRPTTSSATKVKGK; encoded by the exons GCGAACCGCCAGCAACGTACCGGACATTGCCTCACAGATAGAAGTATTCGATGAGCAGCAAGAATGCGACGTAGCCCAGAGCCTCCAGGAGCCGAACGGAATCGATCTGAATTCGCATCTTGATGTTTTCAACGCCATTCTAGCACAG GTGGCCGGCACACCGCAAGCAACGCCTTTTCTTAGCATACTCCAGCATCTGCTGCAGATTGATCCGAAGGAGCAAATCAGTGACATCGTGTGGGATACGGCCGAAACGCTGGTACACCGTGCGACGCTCCTCGAGGACAAGGAAGCGTCGGCCCGACTCCTGCGAGCACCGAGCGTCCAGAAGTTCTTCACCTGTCCGCACTGTCGTGGCGATCTGAACGCCGGTGGTCCGGCACGGCGTCCCTCGATCGGCAGCTCGCTGCAGCCGTCACCGAGCACCACATTCTCAcctctgccaccaccaccaccaccatccacgaACGCCGGTGGTTCACCACCGGCTCCCgcaccaccccctcctcccccgccTGGCTGTGGCGGAGCAccgcccccaccaccaccaccaccgattgccggtggtggccgagcaccgcctccaccgccaccacccatggccggtggaccaccaccgcccgcaccaccggcaccgccggCCCCCAATCTCCTTTCGGTCAAGGCAAACGGCACCGCCGGTAGCCCGCTGGCCCGCTCGAGGACGCCCGAGGAACCGATCGAGCTGGTGCGACCGCTACCACAGCAGGAAACGCCGGTACCGCGCTCCAAGATGAAGACCATCAACTGGAACAAGATTCCGCCCCAGAAGGTACTCGGCAAGCAGAACATCTGGTCGATCGTGGCCGACTCGCACCAGGACAGCCCGATGGCCGACCTCAACTGGGACGAAATGGAGGGTCTGTTCTGTCTGCAGACGCAAACGCAGGGCTCACCGAAGCTGGGCAACCGATCGGCATCCGGtgggggcggtggcggtggcggaggggACGCAAGCAACGGTACCGATATGCCGGACGCACGCAAATCACGCAAAGAGAACGAAATCACGTTGCTGGACGGGAAGCGCAGCCTGAACGTCAACATCTTCCTCAAGCAGTTCCGCACCACGAACGAGGACATCATCCAGCTGATACGGAACGGGGAGCACGAGGACATCGGGGCGGAGAAGCTGCGCGGTCTGCTCAAGCTGCTGCCCGAGATGGACGAGCTGGAGATGCTCCGGGCGTTCGATGGTGACAATAACCGGCTCGGCAATGCGGAAAAGTTTCTGCTGCAGCTAGTCCAAGTGCCTAA CTACAAATTAAGAATAGAAAGTatgctgctgaaggaggaGTTCAAAGCGAATCTGATGTACTTGGAGCCCAACATTCACGCCATGCTGTATGCTGGTGAAG ATCTGATTAACAATAAGGCACTGCAGGAGGTCCTGTACATGGTGGTTGTGGCCGGTAACTTCCTCAACTCGGGTGGCTATGCGGGCAACGCGGCGGGTGTGAAGCTGTCCTCACTCCAGAAGCTGACCGATATTCGGGCCAACAAGCCGGGCATGAATCTGATCCATTTCGTAGCGCTCCaggcggagaagaagaactgCGCCTTGCTGGAGTTTCCAAGCCAGCTGACGATGCTCGAGAATGCCACAAA AACGACGGTCGAGCAGATCAACAACGAACTGAACGCCATCGATCAGCGAATCAAGAAGATCAAGAAACAGATCGAGATGCCGAAAACGGACGAGGATATCAAGTTCCAGATGGAGGAGTTTCTCAAT GCAGCGGAACAGGATGTCGTTACGTTGCAGCGTGCGCTGAAGCAGCTCGAAGCGATGCGCATTCAGCTGGCCGAGTTTTTCTGCGAGGATGTCGGCACGTTCAAGATGGAGGAGTGCTTCAAGATTTTCCACAACTTTAGCGAACGGTTCCAGCACGCCGTCAAGGATAATGAGAAGCGCAAGGTGCAGGAGGAGCAAGCGTTGATCCGGCGAAAGCAGCGCGAGGAGACACTTCGCCGAAGGCAAT CCAATCAACCTGGAACACCGGTGTCCGattcggagggtagcatcctGCTCGACGCATCCCAGTACGATATGCGCTACAGTCCGGCCATGTCCCGGCGACGGCTCGGTTCGTTCAATAGCAACGGCGATGCGTTGTTACGGGACGAGTGCGCCTCGCCCGACATTACACCGAACGGTAGTTTGAGAAGGCGAAGGAGCCGTGTCCTGTCGGAGGAGGATGATAGTAATCTCATGGACTTTTTGCGATCGTCCGGGCATGATGGTAGTACCCGGGAGCGCAAATCGGCCGCCTACGGTAGCCTGGATCGCTCGTGGGCTCGGCGTGCACGGTCGGGCAGTGGCAGCAAGAAGCGTCCGGATCTGCTGAACGTCCAGTTCGGTGCCGATCGTGAACGGCCCAGTTCCCCGTCGCCCCAGACCGAATCGAAGCCGCTCGTAGTGGAAGAACAAAAACCGAG AATTTCCAGGGAATGGCGGCAAAAGATCGAATCGTGGCTACAGGCGAACGAGCAGGACGAGCGGCATAACGATGACTACAAGCAGAAGCTGAAGCGCGTCGCCGCCAACCGGCGCTCGTACGAAACGGACAACGAGAGTGATCGCGGTAGCAAGCTGGATCCACTGCCGGAGGAGAAACCACCGACGGTCAACTCACCGGAACCGACACCGGTCCCGACGATCATCACACCGCATGGTTCGGGCTCGGGACAAGCGGAACAGCAGCGCATGTTCGCCGGGGATAAACCGTACAAACCAGTCTACCAACCGTGGCGCTCGAAGACGAGTTCGAATCGTGATCAGACCGATATCGTGGGAGCGATAGAGGCCTTAACATCAG GTTCGGTCTCACCAGATGCGGACAAGTCGCAGTTACGCAAATCGCAGCTCAACACCGCGATCGCCACCAGTTCGGAAAGCGATCGCGAACGGTATCGTCGACAGCGATCACGCGAAGGTCCCAATCCGAGCTCCAATTTGCAGTCGATCCTGGAGGAGGACAAACGGAAGAACATCATACAATCGCTCGGTGAGCGTCCACCATCGGATCGGCTGCAGATCTACATTCGCCGTGGTTCGGACAACCCACGCGAGTCGGACAGTAGCGCAACCACACCGACAGGCGGCACTGGTAACGATGCGACACCGGAGGATCACAAGCAATCGATTTACATCCGGCAGCAGGGCGGTATCAGCTCGTCCGATAAGCAGTCCATCTACATTCGTCCAAACGAGGGCACTACCGgcggcatcagcaccagcaacaacaacaacaaccacaccagtagcaccaccatcggtacTCCGTCCACCATATCGTCCAGTACGACCAGCACAACTTCGGCCTCGGAACTGATGTCCGGCGCACCATCCGGTGAGGGGGGTGCAGGTAGTAGCACCTCACCGTCGGCTTCATCTGgtgcagcggcaccaccaccaccacgccgtaCCCGACGTGCCCATCACGTGTACGAGGAACCACCGTCATCCGTTACCAACAACaagatcgaaatcgattccgATAACATCGAAACACCGCCGTCGATCCGGCGCAACGTACATCACACCGGTTCGTCGGGTGCAAGCGCGGTAACGGCGGCCTCGGGCGGTGGTTCCTGTCGCCGGttacaccaacagagtagccgTGAGTCGGCCGATTCCAAAGAGTCGCTGGTGAACCTTAGCGAAGGGCGCGATTCCGGGGACCGAGCAAAACCGACCggttccggcaccggcaccggcaccggtgccagtgaCCATCTCGTGGAGATGTCCGATGACGTCGGGCAGTTTGATCGTTATTCCGTGGCGAGACGTACGCGACGCTTCAAACGTCCAGTCGATCATGCGGCCGGAGCGGGCAGTGGCAATgaaacggccaccaccaccaccaccacgacgacgacgggttcCCCTTCACCTGACTCGCTACCGGATAGCAGCAGTGCAGCTCACAGCCCTTTGCGCATCCCCACTTCGTCATCGGGCAGGAGCCCGGCTGCCGGAGGAACAGGATCAACTGGGGCCAACACAATCACCAGCAACCAGGACAGTGTCAAGGAGCAGGAGCAACGTCTGAAGCGTTGGCAGGATAAACTGAAATCCTCCTCCAACACAACGACCGTCGGTCATGGTACCGCTACAACCGCACCAACCAGTGGCCGCGATTCACCCCGTACGCATGCCGAGGCCGTCCTGAATCGTGCCAGTAAGGTGGGCCGCAGCATCAGCCGCATTAGCCAGGAGGATGTGCGGGAGGCGAAGCGTAGCCTGAAGTCGCCCACTCCCGAGCGTACCTGGAGCCCCACGAAGGACCATCACCTGGACAGTAGCGGCAGTAGCCCGAAGGTGGCCGCCACTCACGAGCTGAACGATGAGGGCTTCGAGGAGACGCAAAGTCTCGTCTCCGACACACCGTCCCAGGGTAAGGACAGTGTTTCGTCCTGCAATGACTACGGATCGGATACGAAGAGCAAAcccacagcgacgacgacgacgacgacgacgaccgcgagaGCGACAGTGGGAGCTGCGGCGTCCCCGGGTAAGGTTCTGTCCGCGTCGTCTAGTTTGGCGAGCCGTGGAAAGGTGACGAGTACGGGCCATCGTTCCACACCCAGTATGGCCAGTCTGTTGATGGTGAAGAATGGTTCCGGCCTCGAACGTAGCCGATCACTCCGTGTGCCACCGTCAGCATCATCGACGACCTCGTTGGCGGGCAGTGGTGCAGCTACGGCAGCTGGTAACCGGACCGTACTGCCACGTCGAACCGCTTCGATGCGTCGCACGGGACCGTCCGATGGTGGAGTGGTTGGACGTATGGGCAGCGCTAGTCTCTCGCAGGACGTCGAGCGTAGTAACTCCCGGACCAGTTTGCGATCTTCCCGTTCCTCGCTGAGTAGTGCCGTGTCGACGAACACGGTTCGTaaggtgccaccaccactgaggGCCAGCTCGAAGAGTGCCACCCCACTGGCCAATGCTAGCCCGCTGCACGGCCCATCGACTTTGTCTGCCAACAGTTCGCCGACGAAGCGACCGCTCGGTACGGCGAGTAGCAACATCCATCGTGGTGCACCTGCCAGCCGTAGCAGCTCGAGCGGTTCCAGCATTGGACCGACGGCGGTGGTACGCAAACCACCGACCCGATCGACGGCCAgtaatggcggtggtggtggtacctcACTCGGTGCAAGCACTAGCTTTAAGGagaacaatcatcatcatcataccggATCGAGTGGAGGTCGGTTTCCGTCCGGCAGCAAGTCGACCAGTAGCGGTAGTCTGGCCGGTTCCGGAtctggtgccagtggtgtCAGCCCAACGCCATTCAGTggacgatcgtcgatcgttggccagcagcagcagcagcagcaacagcactccACGGTATCGGGAGCTTCCGCTCGACGTGCGACCGGTGGCTTCATGCGTCCCACTACCTCCAGTGCCACCAAAGTGAAGGGAAAGTGA